Sequence from the Paenibacillus riograndensis SBR5 genome:
GGCTTCGGGTTCGGGTTTGGGAACGGCAATGGATTCTTCGGAACTACAGGCTTCCTGTACGGCGGGGATACTCAAGCTGCATCGTTCGATTCCCTGGCATTCTCCGATGTCACTCTAAATGTTAAATTCCTCTTCCAGATGGCATTTGCAGCAGTTTCCCTGGCCATCGTATCCGGTGGTATGGCAGAACGTGCTAAACTAAGCGTATATATCGTATTCGGTATTTTGTTCTCCGTCGTGATTTATCCGGTTGTTGCTCACTGGGTATGGGGCGGCGGCTGGCTGGCTGAGCTGGGCATGCAGGACTATGCAGGTTCCACCGTTGTCCATCTTACAGGTGCTACGGCGGCGGTTGTTGCAACTATTTTGCTTAAGCCCCGTCTTGGTAAATTCAATAAAGAAGGCAAACCTGTTATCATTCCAGGCCATAACCAAGTGTTCACTGTTCTTGGGGTAATCATTCTGTGGTTTGGCTGGTTCGGATTCAACCCCGGCAGCGCATTGTCCCCTATGGGCGGATTCTTCGGACATGTGGCATTGACAACTAATATTGCTGCAGCAGCAGGCGGTCTGGCTGCGCTCATCGCTTCCTGGCTGTACTTCGGCAAGTCGGATATTCCGGCTATGCTGAACGGGGTGCTGGCTGCATTGGTTGCCATCACTGGGGCTTGCGCATTTGTGGAGCCTTGGGCTGCAATTCTGATTGGCTTTGTCGCCGGCGCCTTCACATTCATGACTTCGCAGTGGCTGGAACGTGCAGGACTTGACGATCCG
This genomic interval carries:
- a CDS encoding ammonium transporter; the protein is MRKKMIMMFLAMITLMVYPVSAFAADGPTAPDLQIGLDTAFTFLAFILVFFMQAGFAMLEAGSVRMKNAGHVAGKTVLTLAIASLCFWAIGFGFGFGNGNGFFGTTGFLYGGDTQAASFDSLAFSDVTLNVKFLFQMAFAAVSLAIVSGGMAERAKLSVYIVFGILFSVVIYPVVAHWVWGGGWLAELGMQDYAGSTVVHLTGATAAVVATILLKPRLGKFNKEGKPVIIPGHNQVFTVLGVIILWFGWFGFNPGSALSPMGGFFGHVALTTNIAAAAGGLAALIASWLYFGKSDIPAMLNGVLAALVAITGACAFVEPWAAILIGFVAGAFTFMTSQWLERAGLDDPIYAFSVHGIAGMWGAVSTGLFATPDLITKGALVGKAGLFYGGGFHQLGVQILGVAGTFVFVAVMSFIILYVMKLVIGLRVTEEEELMGLDISEHGTYGYPEQMKLIAESESKTLKH